A stretch of Aedes aegypti strain LVP_AGWG chromosome 2, AaegL5.0 Primary Assembly, whole genome shotgun sequence DNA encodes these proteins:
- the LOC5569086 gene encoding myosin-VIIa, with translation MVIVTRGDYIWIEPVSGREFDVAIGARVISAEGRRIQVRDDDGNELWLTPERRIKAMHASSVQGVEDMISLGDLHEAGILRNLLIRYNDNLIYTYTGSILVAVNPYQILPIYTADQIKLYKERKIGELPPHIFAIGDNSYANMRRYGQDQCIVISGESGAGKTESTKLILQYLAAISGKHSWIEQQILEANPILEAFGNAKTVRNDNSSRFGKYIDIHFNNSGVIEGAEIEQYLLEKSRIVSQNAEERNYHIFYCLLAGLSSDEKRKLNLGYASDYRYLTGGGCIKCDGRNDAAEFADIRSAMKVLCFSDHEIWEILKLLAALLHTGNITYRATVIDNLDATEIPEHINVERVANLLEVPFQPFIDALTRKTLFAHGETVVSTLSRDQSMDVRDAFVKGIYGRLFVLIVKKINSAIYKPKSSTRSAIGVLDIFGFENFKHNSFEQFCINFANENLQQFFVRHIFKLEQEEYNHESINWQHIEFVDNQDALDLIAIKQLNIMALIDEESKFPKGTDQTMLAKLHKTHGTHRNYLKPKSDINTSFGLNHFAGVVFYDTRGFLEKNRDTFSADLLQLISSSTNRFLQMVFAEDIGMGAETRKRTPTLSTQFKKSLDSLMKTLSSCQPFFIRCIKPNELKKPMMFDRALCCRQLRYSGMMETIRIRRAGYPIRHKFKDFVERYRFLISGIPPAHRTDCRLATSKICASVLGRSDYQLGHTKVFLKDAHDLFLEQERDRVLTRKILILQRSIRGWVYRRRFLRMRQAAVTIQKFWKGYAQRQRYKKMKIGYMRLQALIRSRVLSHRFRHLRGHIVRLQARIRGYLVRREYGLKMWAVIKIQSHVRRMIAMNRYQKLKLEYRRHHEALRLRRMEEEELKHQGNKRAKEIAEQHYRDRLNEIERKEIEQELEERRRVEVKKNIINDAARKADEPVDDSKLVEAMFDFLPDSSSEAPTPHGGRETSVFNDLPVNQDNHEDIIGPIHTISEDEEDLSEFKFQKFAATYFQGNITHFYSRKPLKHPLLPLHTQGDQLAAQALWITILRFTGDLPEPRYHTMDRDNTSVMSKVTATLGRNFIRSKEFQEAQMMGLDPEAFLKQKPRSIRHKLVSLTLKRKNKLGEDVRRRLQDEEYTADSYQSWLESRPTSNLEKLHFIIGHGILRAELRDEIYCQICKQLTNNPSKSSHARGWILLSLCVGCFAPSEKFVNYLRSFIREGPPGYAPYCEERLKRTFNNGTRNQPPSWLELQATKSKKPIMLPITFMDGNTKTLLADSATTARELCNQLSDKIALKDQFGFSLYIALFDKVSSLGSGGDHVMDAISQCEQYAKEQGAQERNAPWRLFFRKEIFAPWHNPIEDQVATNLIYQQVVRGVKFGEYRCDKEEDLAMIAAQQYYIEYNTDMSMDRLYTLLPNFIPDYCLTGIEKAIDRWAALVLQAYKKSYYLKDKAAALKVKEDVVSYAKYKWPLLFSRFYEAYRNSGPNLPKNDVIIAVNWTGVYVVDDQEQVLLELSFPEITAVSSQKTNKVFTQTFSLSTVRNEEFTFQSPNAEDIRDLVVYFLEGLKKRSKFVIALQDYKAPGEGTSFLSFLKGDLIILEDESTGESVLNSGWCIGCCERTQERGDFPAEIVYVLPSLTKPPPDILALFSVEDAHHGKRLNSIHSNGGTETREHPHTLADYSLDHFRPPPKRTMSKALSTLSSKRGGDELWRYSREPLKQPLLKKLLAKEELAEEACLAFIAIMKYMGDLPSKRPRIGNEITDHIFDGPLKHEILRDEIYCQLMKQLTDNRNRMSEERGWELMWLSTGLFACSQQLLKELTVFLRTRRHPISQDSLHRLQKTIRNGQRKYPPHQVEVEAIQHKTTQIFHKVYFPDDTDEAFEVDSSTRAKDFCQNISQRLNLRSSEGFSLFVKIADKVISVPEGDFFFDFVRHLTDWIKKARPTRDGTNPQFTYQVFFMKKLWTNTVPGKDKNADLIFHYHQELPKLLRGYHKCSKEEAVKLAALVYRVRFGESKQELQAIPQMLRELVPSDLIKLQTTNDWKRSIVAAYNQDAGMSPEDAKVTFLKIVYRWPTFGSAFFEVKQTTEPNYPEMLLIAINKHGVSLIHPSSKDILVTHPFTRISNWSSGNTYFHMTIGNLVRGSKLLCETSLGYKMDDLLTSYISLMLTNMNKQRTIRIK, from the exons GGTGATTACATATGGATCGAGCCCGTGTCCGGACGTGAGTTTGATGTGGCCATTGGGGCTCGGGTCATCTCGGCCGAGGGACGTCGCATCCAGGTCCGAGATGACGACGGCAACGAGCTGTGGCTCACGCCCGAGAGGCGCATCAAGGCCATGCACGCGTCCTCCGTGCAGGGCGTCGAAGACATGATCTCGCTCGGCGACCTGCACGAGGCCGGAATTCTGCGCAACCTGCTCATCCGGTACAATGACAATTTGATCTAT ACGTACACTGGTTCCATCCTGGTAGCGGTCAATCCCTACCAGATTCTACCGATCTACACAGCGGATCAAATCAAATTGTACAAGGAGCGCAAGATTGGTGAGCTGCCGCCACATATCTTTGCCATAGGAGATAACTCGTACGCGAACATGCGACGTTATGGCCAGGATCAGTGTATCGTAATCTCAGGAGAATCAGGTGCCGGTAAAACGGAAAGTACCAAGCTCATTCTCCAGTATTTGGCAGCCATCAGTGGGAAGCACTCTTGGATAGAGCAGCAGATTCTCGAAGCAAATCCCATTCTCGAAGCGTTCGGTAACGCAAAGACTGTAAGGAATGATAACTCCTCACGGTTTGGCAAATACATAGATATTCACTTCAACAACTCGGGAGTGATTGAGGGTGCTGAAATTGAGCAGTATCTGTTGGAGAAATCTCGAATAGTATCGCAGAACGCTGAGGAGCGGAATTATCACATCTTCTACTGTTTACTGGCAGGATTGTCCTCCGACGAAAAGAGGAAGCTCAATCTTGGATATGCCTCCGATTATCGGTACTTGACGGGAGGAGGATGCATCAAATGTGACGGGAGAAACGATGCAGCTGAGTTTGCAGATATCCGTTCAGCCATGAAGGTGCTATGTTTCTCTGATCATGAAATTTGGGAGATTCTGAAGCTTTTGGCTGCATTGCTGCACACAGGTAACATCACATACAGAGCCACTGTAATTGACAATTTGGATGCGACGGAGATCCCAGAACACATCAACGTGGAACGAGTGGCCAATCTGTTGGAAGTTCCCTTCCAACCATTCATTGATGCACTAACTCGAAAAACCCTGTTTGCCCATGGTGAAACAGTAGTGTCGACACTTTCTCGAGATCAGTCGATGGACGTTCGGGATGCCTTCGTAAAAGGAATCTACGGTCGGTTGTTCGTCTTGATTGTCAAAAAGATCAACTCTGCCATCTATAAGCCAAAGTCATCTACCAGAAGTGCAATTGGCGTGTTGGATATTTtcggttttgaaaatttcaagcacAACAGTTTCGAGCAGTTTTGCATCAATTTCGCTAACGAAAATCTGCAACAGTTCTTCGTAAGACATATCTTCAAACTAGAGCAAGAAGAATACAATCATGAAAGTATCAACTGGCAGCATATCGAATTCGTGGATAACCAAGACGCTTTGGATTTGATTGCCATAAAGCAACTTAACATAATGGCTCTCATCGATGAGGAGTCCAAATTCCCCAAAGGAACAGATCAGACTATGTTGGCTAAATTGCACAAAACGCATGGAACTCATAGAAACTATTTGAAACCAAAATCGGACATCAACACCAGTTTCGGTTTGAACCATTTTGCTGGAGTGGTGTTCTACGATACCCGAGGTTTCCTCGAAAAGAATCGTGATACCTTCAGCGCTGATTTGTTGCAACTCATTTCAAGCTCAACCAACAGATTCCTTCAGATGgtgtttgccgaagacatcggTATGGGTGCAGAAACACGCAAACGAACTCCAACGCTTTCAACTCAGTTCAAGAAAAGTTTGGATTCACTCATGAAGACGCTGAGCTCGTGTCAACCATTCTTCATTCGATGCATCAAGCCAAATGAGTTGAAGAAACCGATGATGTTTGATCGAGCATTGTGCTGTCGGCAGTTGCGATATTCCGGCATGATGGAAACTATCCGTATTCGACGAGCTGGGTATCCAATCAGGCACAAATTTAAAGACTTCGTTGAGCGGTACCGCTTTCTCATTAGCGGTATTCCACCAGCGCACAGAACTGACTGCCGTTTGGCAACGTCTAAAATATGTGCTTCGGTATTGGGTCGCTCTGATTATCAACTTGGTCACACCAAAGTGTTTCTGAAGGATGCTCATGATCTTTTCCTGGAGCAGGAACGAGATCGCGTACTCACGAGAAAGATTCTGATTCTTCAACGATCGATCCGTGGATGGGTTTACCGAAGGCGGTTCTTACGCATGAGACAAGCAGCCGTTACCATTCAGAAGTTCTGGAAGGGTTACGCACAAAGGCAGCGCTACAAGAAAATGAAGATCGGATATATGAGATTGCAGGCATTGATTCGATCGCGAGTTCTGAGTCATCGTTTCCGACACTTGCGGGGTCATATTGTTCGATTACAAGCAAGAATTCGTGGATACTTGGTTCGTCGAGAATACGGTTTAAAGATGTGGGCTGTAATAAAGATACAGTCACATGTAAGAAGAATGATTGCCATGAACCGGTATCAGAAATTGAAATTGGAGTACCGACGACATCACGAAGCATTGCGATTGAGGCGAATGGAAGAAGAAGAGCTGAAGCATCAAGGTAACAAACGTGCCAAGGAGATTGCCGAGCAGCACTACCGAGATCGGTTGAATGAGATCGAGCGGAAAGAAATTGAGCAGGAGCTGGAAGAGCGGCGAAGAGTTGAAGTCAAGAAGAATATTATCAATGATGCTGCCAGGAAAGCAGATGAGCCTGTGGACGATAGCAAGCTAGTAGAGGCAATGTTCGATTTCCTGCCAGACTCCAGTAGTGAAGCTCCTACTCCACATGGTGGTCGGGAGACATCAGTGTTCAATGATTTACCAGTGAATCAAGATAATCATGAAGATATTATTGGACCAATCCACACTATTTCGGAAGATGAGGAAGATCTATCTGAGTTTAAGTTCCAGAAATTTGCTGCAACGTACTTCCAGGGCAACATCACTCATTTCTACTCTCGAAAACCGTTGAAACACCCACTTTTACCATTGCATACTCAAGGAGACCAACTTGCCGCACAAGCTCTATGGATAACGATCCTTCGGTTTACTGGGGATCTACCAGAGCCACGCTATCATACTATGGATCGCGACAATACTTCGGTTATGTCAAAAGTGACTGCTACTCTGGGACGCAACTTCATTCGTAGTAAAGAATTCCAAGAAGCTCAAATGATGGGCCTTGATCCAGAAGCATTCCTCAAGCAAAAACCTCGATCAATCCGGCACAAACTCGTATCGTTAACGCTGAAGCGTAAAAATAAGCTTGGAGAAGATGTTCGACGTCGTCTGCAAGATGAAGAATACACAGCTGATAGCTACCAATCATGGCTTGAATCTCGACCAACGTCCAACCTAGAAAAATTGCATTTCATTATTGGCCATGGTATTCTTCGAGCGGAGCTTCGCGATGAAATCTACTGCCAAATATGCAAGCAATTGACGAATAATCCCTCAAAATCATCTCACGCTAGGGGCTGGATTCTTCTCTCCCTTTGTGTTGGATGCTTTGCTCCATCGGAGAAATTCGTTAATTACCTGCGTTCGTTCATCCGAGAAGGTCCTCCTGGATACGCTCCGTACTGCGAGGAACGCTTGAAACGTACTTTCAACAATGGTACTCGAAATCAACCTCCATCTTGGCTGGAACTTCAAGCCACCAAGTCCAAGAAGCCCATCATGCTCCCCATTACGTTCATGGATGGTAACACGAAAACTCTATTAGCCGATTCAGCAACTACGGCGAGAGAGCTGTGCAATCAATTATCCGACAAGATCGCACTTAAAGATCAATTCGGTTTCTCGCTGTATATCGCTTTATTCGACAAGGTATCTTCTCTGGGTAGCGGAGGAGACCACGTTATGGATGCAATCTCACAATGCGAACAGTATGCCAAGGAACAAGGTGCTCAAGAACGAAACGCCCCATGGCGGTTGTTCTTCCGGAAGGAAATTTTCGCTCCGTGGCATAACCCTATCGAAGATCAGGTTGCAACGAATTTGATCTACCAGCAAGTGGTTCGGGGTGTGAAGTTTGGTGAATATCGTTGCGACAAAGAGGAAGATCTGGCAATGATCGCCGCTCAGCAGTACTACATCGAGTACAACACGGATATGTCGATGGATCGGCTGTACACTTTGTTGCCGAATTTCATTCCCGATTATTGTTTGACCGGTATAGAGAAGGCGATCGACCGTTGGGCTGCACTTGTACTGCAGGCATACAAGAAAAGCTACTACCTAAAGGACAAGGCCGCGGCTTTGAAGGTGAAGGAAGACGTTGTTAGCTATGCGAAGTACAAATGGCCTCTGCTGTTTTCGAGATTCTACGAAGCGTATCG aaattctggtCCAAATTTGCCGAAGAACGATGTCATAATCGCAGTGAATTGGACCGGTGTCTACGTGGTCGATGATCAGGAGCAGGTGTTACTTGAGTTATCGTTCCCGGAGATCACTGCCGTGTCAAGTCAAAAGACGAACAAGGTGTTCACGCAGACCTTCTCCCTGTCTACGGTGCGGAATGAAGAATTCACCTTCCAAAGCCCGAATGCTGAAGATATTCGAGATCTGGTCGTGTACTTTTTGGAGGGACTGAAGAAACG ATCGAAATTTGTGATAGCGCTGCAGGACTATAAGGCTCCTGGTGAGGGAACCAGCTTCTTGTCGTTCTTGAAAGGTGACCTCATCATCTTAGAGGATGAGAGTACCGGTGAAAGTGTTCTCAACTCCGGCTGGTGTATCG GATGTTGTGAACGCACACAGGAGCGCGGAGATTTTCCAGCTGAAATAGTCTACGTCCTGCCCTCACTTACAAAACCCCCTCCGGACATTCTAGCCCTGTTCAGTGTAGAAGACGCACATCACGGAAAACGCTTGAACTCCATCCATTCAAACGGCGGTACCGAGACTCGAGAACACCCGCACACGCTAGCCGACTATTCTTTGGATCACTTCAGGCCACCCCCAAAACGCACTATGTCCAAGGCACTTAGCACTCTCAGCTCAAAACGTGGAGGCGACGAGCTTTGGCGCTACTCAAGAGAACCGCTCAAGCAACCCCTTTTGAAAAAGCTTCTAGCGAAGGAAGAACTGGCCGAAGAAGCTTGCCTAGCATTCATCGCCATCATGAAGTACATGGGAGATCTGCCATCGAAACGACCGCGAATCGGCAACGAAATCACCGATCACATATTTGACGGTCCACTGAAGCATGAAATTCTCCGGGATGAGATCTACTGCCAACTGATGAAGCAACTGACAGACAACCGAAACCGCATGTCAGAAGAGCGCGGTTGGGAACTCATGTGGTTATCGACGGGCTTATTTGCTTGTAGTCAACAGCTTTTGAAGGAACTAACCGTGTTCCTCCGAACACGACGCCATCCCATTTCGCAGGATTCCCTACATCGCCTGCAGAAGACCATTCGCAATGGTCAGCGAAAGTATCCACCACACCAGGTAGAAGTGGAAGCCATCCAGCACAAAACGACTCAGATATTCCACAAAGTCTACTTCCCAGACGACACAGACGAAGCGTTCGAAGTGGACTCGTCGACACGAGCGAAAGATTTCTGCCAGAACATTTCACAGCGGCTGAACCTGCGGTCCAGTGAAGGTTTTAgcttgtttgtaaaaatagccGACAAGGTGATATCAGTGCCAGAAGGAGACTTCTTCTTCGATTTTGTGCGTCATCTGACCGACTGGATCAAGAAAGCGCGACCAACGCGGGATGGTACTAATCCACAGTTCACCTATCAGGTGTTCTTCATGAAGAAGCTGTGGACGAACACGGTACCGGGTAAGGACAAGAATGCGGATCTGATATTCCACTACCACCAAGAATTGCCCAAGTTACTGCGGGGCTATCACAAATGCTCCAAGGAGGAAGCCGTCAAACTGGCAGCTTTGGTCTATCGGGTGCGCTTTGGAGAGAGCAAACAGGAACTGCAAGCGATACC ACAAATGTTGCGTGAATTGGTTCCGTCAGACCTTATCAAGCTGCAAACAACAAACGATTGGAAACGATCTATCGTGGCAGCCTACAATCAGGACGCTGGAATGTCTCCGGAAGATGCTAAAGTGACCTTCCTTAAAATTGTGTACAG ATGGCCCACATTTGGCTCAGCATTCTTCGAAGTGAAACAAACCACGGAACCCAACTATCCGGAAATGCTTTTGATTGCCATCAACAAGCATGGCGTCAGCTTGATCCATCCCAGCTCAAAG GACATTCTGGTGACTCATCCATTTACCCGAATTTCGAACTGGTCCTCTGGTAACACCTACTTCCACATGACCATCGGCAATCTGGTTCGTGGCTCCAAGCTACTGTGCGAAACATCACTCGGATACAAGATGGACGATCTACTCACCTCTTACATATCCTTGATGCTAACCAATATGAACAAACAGCGAACAATTAGGATTAAGTAG